In one window of Rhinopithecus roxellana isolate Shanxi Qingling chromosome 15, ASM756505v1, whole genome shotgun sequence DNA:
- the RTN4RL2 gene encoding reticulon-4 receptor-like 2 — protein MLPGLRRLLQAPASACLLLMLLALPPAAPSCPMLCTCYSSPPTVSCQANNFSSVPLSLPPSTQRLFLQNNLIRTLRPGTFGPSLLTLWLFSNNLSTIYPGTFRHLQALEELDLGDNRHLRSLEPDTFQGLERLQSLHLYRCQLSSLPGTIFRGLVSLQYLYLQENSLLHLQDDLFADLANLSHLFLHGNRLRLLTEHVFRGLGSLDRLLLHGNRLQGVHRAAFRGLSRLTILYLFNNSLASLPGEALADLPSLEFLRLNANPWACDCRARPLWAWFQRARVSSSDVTCATPPERQGRDLRALREADFQACPPAAPTRPGNRARGNSSSNHLYGVADAGAPPADPSTLYRDLPAEDSRGHQGGDAPTEDDYWGGYGGEDQRGEQTCPGAACQAPPDSRGPALSAGLPSPLLCLLLLVPHHL, from the exons ATGCTGCCCGGGCTCAGGCGCCTGCTGCAAG ctcccgcctcggcctgcctCCTGCTGATGCTCCTGGCCCTGCCCCCAGCGGCCCCCAGCTGCCCCATGCTCTGCACCTGCTACTCATCCCCACCCACCGTGAGCTGCCAGGCCAACAACTTCTCCTCTGTGCCGCTGTCCCTGCCACCCAGCACTCAGCGACTCTTCCTGCAGAACAACCTCATCCGCACGCTGCGGCCAGGCACCTTCGGGCCCAGCCTGCTCACCCTGTGGCTCTTCTCCAACAACCTCTCCACCATCTACCCGGGCACTTTCCGCCACTTGCAAGCCCTGGAGGAGCTGGACCTCGGTGACAACCGGCACCTGCGCTCGCTGGAGCCCGACACCTTCCAGGGCCTGGAGCGGCTGCAGTCGCTGCATCTGTACCGCTGCCAGCTCAGCAGCCTGCCCGGCACCATCTTCCGCGGCCTGGTCAGCTTGCAGTACCTCTACCTCCAGGAGAACAGCCTGCTCCACCTACAG gatGACCTGTTTGCGGACCTGGCCAACCTGAGCCACCTCTTCCTCCACGGGAACCGCCTGCGGCTGCTCACAGAGCACGTGTTCCGCGGCCTGGGCAGCCTGGACCGGTTGCTGCTGCACGGGAACCGGCTGCAGGGCGTGCACCGCGCGGCCTTCCGCGGCCTCAGCCGCCTCACCATCCTCTACCTGTTCAACAACAGCCTGGCCTCGCTGCCCGGCGAGGCGCTCGCAGACCTGCCCTCGCTCGAGTTCCTGCGGCTCAACGCCAACCCCTGGGCGTGCGACTGCCGCGCGCGGCCGCTCTGGGCCTGGTTCCAGCGCGCGCGCGTGTCCAGCTCCGACGTGACCTGCGCCACGCCCCCTGAGCGCCAGGGCCGAGACCTGCGCGCGCTCCGCGAGGCCGACTTCCAGGCGTGTCCGCCCGCGGCACCCACGCGGCCGGGCAACCGCGCCCGCGGTAACAGCTCCTCCAACCACCTGTACGGGGTGGCAGACGCCGGGGCGCCCCCCGCCGACCCCTCCACCCTCTACCGAGATCTGCCCGCCGAAGACTCGCGGGGCCACCAGGGCGGGGACGCGCCCACCGAGGATGACTACTGGGGTGGCTACGGGGGTGAGGACCAGCGTGGGGAGCAGACGTGCCCCGGCGCTGCCTGCCAGGCGCCCCCGGACTCCCGAGGCCCTGCGCTCTCGGCCGGGCTCCCCAGCCCTCTGCTTTGCCTCCTGCTCCTGGTGCCCCACCACCTCTGA